GCCATAAGGAGTCTGTACACATGCAAAAAGATTTTCTCGCACTGACCGACTGGAAACGGGAAGAACTCGAACAGATGTTCGAACTGACCCGTGATCTCAAGCAAAAGCAGAAGCGGGGGGAGCCGCACCGACTGCTCGAAGGAAAAAGTCTGGCGATGCTGTTCGAGAAAAGTTCGACCCGGACGCGGGTTTCGTTCGAGGTCGGCATGTTCCAGCTCGGCGGTCATGCCCTTTTCCTTTCTTCCGGCACCACCCAGATGGGTCGCGGTGAGCCGATCAAGGATACAGGCCGGGTCATGTCACGCTACTGTGACGGCATCATGATCCGTACCTTCTCACAGCAGCTGGTCGAAGAACTGGCCGAATGGTCCGACATCCCGATCATCAACGGTCTGACTGACACGTATCATCCGTGTCAGCTGATGGCCTACCTGTATACCGTTTTTGAACACAAGGGCGCCAGCTACGACAAACTGACTTATTGCTGGATCGGTGACGGCAATAATATGGCCAACAGCTGGATCAACGCCGCGGCTGTCTTCGGTTTCGATCTACGGGTCGCAACGCCGGCCGGTTACAAGCCGGATGGCGAAGTCATGAAGCGGGCGGAACAACTCGGGGCCAGGATCACCTACACATCCGACCCGCTTGAAGCAGCCAGCGGCGCCCATGTTCTCAACACCGACGTCTGGGCGAGCATGGGGCAGGAGCAGGAACAGCAGGAACGCGAGAAGGCTTTTGCCGGTTTCCAGATTAACGAAGATCTGGTTGCGGCCGCCGATCCCGACTGTATTGTTCTTCACTGTCTTCCGGCCCATCGTGATGAGGAGATTACTGACGCTGTGATTGAAGGGCCACATTCGGTTGTGTTCGATGAGGCGGAAAACCGGCTGCATGTACAAAAAGCGATCATGGCAACACTGATGGGAGTAAAAAGATAATGCTGACTGTCTCCTGCCCACACTGCGGTTTTGCCAAAAATGTTCCGCCTGACAAGATCCCGGCCGGCGTCGTCAAGGTTACCTGCCCGAGCTGTGAGGAGACCTTTCCGTTTGGCCGTAATGCGGCCGACACTCCGGACCCGACAGAAGATGAAAATAGTGCCGGTGATGAAGAGATC
Above is a genomic segment from Desulfuromonas sp. containing:
- the argF gene encoding ornithine carbamoyltransferase gives rise to the protein MQKDFLALTDWKREELEQMFELTRDLKQKQKRGEPHRLLEGKSLAMLFEKSSTRTRVSFEVGMFQLGGHALFLSSGTTQMGRGEPIKDTGRVMSRYCDGIMIRTFSQQLVEELAEWSDIPIINGLTDTYHPCQLMAYLYTVFEHKGASYDKLTYCWIGDGNNMANSWINAAAVFGFDLRVATPAGYKPDGEVMKRAEQLGARITYTSDPLEAASGAHVLNTDVWASMGQEQEQQEREKAFAGFQINEDLVAAADPDCIVLHCLPAHRDEEITDAVIEGPHSVVFDEAENRLHVQKAIMATLMGVKR